A window of Spiroplasma syrphidicola EA-1 contains these coding sequences:
- a CDS encoding PTS sugar transporter subunit IIA, with product MGLFTKKSKEIEIIAPVDGEIIKLDDVNDEVFSQKMLGDGFGIKPSAGNFLAPMTGKLMTVFPTGHAYGIKHASGVEMLLHIGMDTVSLNGEGFNIKVKQDDNVKQGDLLCEVNLSQIKDKVPSLDTPIVFTPDAIGNHTIKLLKTGKVKQGEVVAVVE from the coding sequence ATGGGATTGTTTACAAAAAAAAGTAAAGAGATTGAAATTATTGCCCCAGTTGATGGTGAAATAATTAAATTAGACGATGTTAATGATGAAGTATTTTCACAAAAAATGTTAGGAGATGGTTTTGGAATTAAACCAAGTGCCGGAAACTTTTTAGCCCCAATGACTGGAAAATTAATGACAGTTTTTCCAACTGGTCATGCTTATGGAATTAAACATGCAAGCGGAGTTGAAATGTTATTACACATTGGAATGGATACAGTTTCATTAAATGGTGAAGGTTTTAACATTAAAGTTAAACAAGATGATAATGTTAAACAAGGAGACTTATTGTGTGAAGTTAATTTAAGCCAAATTAAAGATAAAGTCCCAAGTTTAGACACTCCAATTGTTTTCACACCAGATGCAATTGGTAATCATACAATTAAACTTTTAAAAACTGGAAAAGTTAAACAAGGTGAAGTTGTCGCTGTTGTTGAATAA